The DNA segment CATTTCCCGACTGTTCGCACCGAAGACCCGCGGCTGAGCGGCAACGGCCACCAGGACGAATCGGAAAGACTAGGAAATCACTGTGGCAAAGCGCATCGAGGTCAAGGATCTCGACATCTACTACGACAAGTTCCTCGCCGTGCAGGGCGTGTCGATGACGATCCAGCCACGTGCGGTCACCGCGCTGATCGGCCCGTCCGGTTGCGGCAAATCCACCTTCCTCCGCACTCTCAACCGCATGCACGAACTCGTGCCGAACGCGCGGGTAGAAGGCCAGGTCGTGATGGACGACCAGGATCTGTACGCCTCCGGCGTCGATCCGGTGAAGGTCCGCAGCCAGATCGGCATGGTCTTCCAGCGCCCCAACCCGTTCCCCACGATGTCGATTTCCGACAACGTCGCGGCGGGCCTGAAGCTGAACAACAAGCGCATGAAACGCTCCGAACTGGACGATGTCGTCGAGCAGTCGCTGCGGGCTGCCAACCTGTGGGCCGAGGTCAAGGACCGGCTCGGCAAGCCGGGTTCGGGACTTTCCGGTGGTCAGCAACAGCGGCTGTGCATCGCGAGGGCCATTGCGGTGCAACCGGAAGTGCTGCTGATGGACGAGCCGTGCTCCGCTCTCGACCCCATCTCCACTCAGGCCATCGAGGACCTGATGCTGCAACTCAAGGAGAACTACACGATCGTCATCGTGACCCACAACATGCAGCAGGCGGCAAGGGTCAGCGACTCGACGGGGTTCTTCAACCTGCGCGGCGTCGGCCAGCCTGGCGAACTGGTCGAGATCGACGAGACGACGAAGATCTTTTCGACGCCGAGCAAGAAGGCAACGGAGGACTACATTTCCGGCCGGTTCGGCTAGGCCGGGTCTGATCAGCGCGCGTACTGCACGTCCACCTGGTACCGCGAAAAGCCCAGCTTCGTGTAGACGGCGACAGCGGGAGCGTTGTCGCCCTCGACGTACAGGATCACGTCGGTGAGACCTCGGTCGCGCAGGTACCGCAGGCCGGCGAGGGTGAGCGCCTTGCCGAGCCCTCCGCCCTGCGCGCCAGGGTCGACGCCGACGACGTAGACCTCGCCGACCGGCTGTCCGCCGAACCGTTCGGGATCGGCCGGATGCACCTTCGTCCAGTGAAAACCGACGACTTTTCCGCGCTCGTCCTCGGCGAGGAAGAAGCCTTCGGCGTCGAACCAGTTCTCCTTCTCGGTCTGCGTGAGCTGTTCCACCGTCAGCGAGCCCTGCTCCGGATGCCAGTCGAAGGCACGGGCATTGACGTCGATCACCGCCTGTTCGTCCTCACCAGGCACAAAAGTACGCAGTGCGCGGCCCTCACGCGGCGTCGGTTCCGGCCAGTCGGCCCCTGCCACCTCAGCGTGCAACACGAGCAATTCCCTTGCTCTCGCAAGACCTTTCCGCTCAGCGATCCTCGCCGCGCCGGGGTGATCTCCGTGTGCCCACACGCGAAGCCCCGAGGGAACTCGTTCGACGAGCGCGTCGACGAGCACCGTGCCGTAGCCGTTGCGCCGGTGCGCGGGGTGCACGAGCAACTCCGCGACCTTGCGGCCGAAGGAATCTCCACCGGTATCCAGATGCGCGTAGCCGACCAGTTCGTCGCCGACGCGTGCCAGCAGGTGTGCGCCTCCGGTGAATTCCGAGGGCAACGGCCCCAACGGTTCGACGTCCGGCCGACCGTCCTTCGCTTTCGCCGCAAGCAAAAGCGCGCGCACCTCGTCGGTGCGCGCGCCGTCGAGTTCGTCGACCCACACTGTGTTCACCATGAGTCGAGACTAGCCAAGATCAGCGGCGGGAAAACTCGCTCACCTCGAACGACTCCGGCAGCGGTGCGGGAACGCTCTTGACGCCCTTCACCGGTCGCTCGAACTTGTAGCCGACGTTGCGGACGGTGCCGATCATCTGCTCGTGTTCCGGGCCCAGCTTCGCCCTCAGGCGCCTGACGTGCACATCGACCGTGCGTGTGCCGCCGAAGAAGTCGTAACCCCACACCTCTTGCAGCAGCTGGGCTCTGGTGAAGACCCTTCCCGCATGCTGCGCGAGGTATTTGAGCAGTTCGAACTCCTTGTAGGTCAGTTCGAGCGTCCGCTTGCGAAGCCGCGCCGTGTAGGTCGCTTCGTCGATGACCAAGTCGCCGACCCTGAGCTCGGCGTCGACCTGGGTCGTCGCGCCATCACGGGTGGTCACGAGCCGCAACCGTGCGTCGACCTCGGCCGGTCCGGCCGTGGGCAACAGAATGTCGTCGGTACGCCATTCGGCACTCACGGCGACGAGACCGCCTTCGCCGACGACCGCGATGACCGGCGTGCTCGCCTCGTCGTCCGCGGAGCCGGTGAGCAGCCTGCACAGGCTCTTCGCCGAAGCGAGGTCGGCGCGGGCGTCGAGCAGGATCACGTCACGAGGGCCCGCGTCCAGCAGGGCGGTAACCTCCGGGGCGCGGACACGTACCGTGTGCGGCAAGAGGTCGAGGGCAGGCAGCACCGAGGTGGCTTCGGATTCCGCGGTCAGTACAAGAAGGTCAAGGCTCATGGCCGCCGCCTCGTGTCCGTGTGGCGCCTCGGGTCCAGCCCGGGGCCGGTCCTCAGTGAGAATAGCGGGTGAAATGTCGGGCGTCCCCGCCGTGAAATCGGCATCACACGAGGTCGCGCGCTTCCGCGCGACTACGTTGGCCGGTAGATAACAGATCGGAAGCGATTGTGAGTAGCGCAGTGACCCAGGACAGCCGGCCTTCCCCCCGTAAGGGAGGCCGCCGCGCTCGCAAGATCATCGTCATTGTCGTCGTGCTGCTCGGCTTGCTGGTCGGAGCCGATTTCGCGGCAGCGGCCTTCGCGGAACACACCGTGTCGCAGAAAGCGAGGGAACAACTCAGCCTGAGTGAGGACCCCGCCGTCACCATCCACGGCTTCCCCTTCGCGACGCAGGCGATTTCCGGCGACTACGGTCACATCACGGTTTCCGCCGACGGAGTTCCGGTCGAGGACATCCTGAGCGATGTCTCGATCAGAGCCGAACTGCGCAACGTGACGGC comes from the Prauserella marina genome and includes:
- the pstB gene encoding phosphate ABC transporter ATP-binding protein PstB — protein: MAKRIEVKDLDIYYDKFLAVQGVSMTIQPRAVTALIGPSGCGKSTFLRTLNRMHELVPNARVEGQVVMDDQDLYASGVDPVKVRSQIGMVFQRPNPFPTMSISDNVAAGLKLNNKRMKRSELDDVVEQSLRAANLWAEVKDRLGKPGSGLSGGQQQRLCIARAIAVQPEVLLMDEPCSALDPISTQAIEDLMLQLKENYTIVIVTHNMQQAARVSDSTGFFNLRGVGQPGELVEIDETTKIFSTPSKKATEDYISGRFG
- the mshD gene encoding mycothiol synthase codes for the protein MVNTVWVDELDGARTDEVRALLLAAKAKDGRPDVEPLGPLPSEFTGGAHLLARVGDELVGYAHLDTGGDSFGRKVAELLVHPAHRRNGYGTVLVDALVERVPSGLRVWAHGDHPGAARIAERKGLARARELLVLHAEVAGADWPEPTPREGRALRTFVPGEDEQAVIDVNARAFDWHPEQGSLTVEQLTQTEKENWFDAEGFFLAEDERGKVVGFHWTKVHPADPERFGGQPVGEVYVVGVDPGAQGGGLGKALTLAGLRYLRDRGLTDVILYVEGDNAPAVAVYTKLGFSRYQVDVQYAR
- a CDS encoding winged helix-turn-helix transcriptional regulator, encoding MSLDLLVLTAESEATSVLPALDLLPHTVRVRAPEVTALLDAGPRDVILLDARADLASAKSLCRLLTGSADDEASTPVIAVVGEGGLVAVSAEWRTDDILLPTAGPAEVDARLRLVTTRDGATTQVDAELRVGDLVIDEATYTARLRKRTLELTYKEFELLKYLAQHAGRVFTRAQLLQEVWGYDFFGGTRTVDVHVRRLRAKLGPEHEQMIGTVRNVGYKFERPVKGVKSVPAPLPESFEVSEFSRR